In the Podospora pseudocomata strain CBS 415.72m chromosome 5, whole genome shotgun sequence genome, one interval contains:
- a CDS encoding hypothetical protein (EggNog:ENOG503PCUA) yields the protein MTGTGTTAQSVMEEKIVNWTSPTFATFALSTASFLASPLLLPHTHIDISQTALDTLEQLLVMPHLASGVRSIKLQMAYRTKALAEAPVYFTNTRLQLLNKLVERYGVGRNPTPSIGFLDPHGEFISEPAESCEAASNFDEICKSWSLMMEIWEEPAFDTSQQCERDEWSSILRNSYERFKALHLEQSRLVEDGIFAQKVASAIKRLGKVEHLVF from the exons ATGACTGGGACTGGGACTACTGCTCAGTCTGTCATGGAGGAGAAAATTGTGAACTGGACTAGTCCGACCTTCGCAACCTTCGCCTTGTCAACCGCCTCTTTT CTAGCCTCGCCACTTCTGCTCCCCCATACTCACATTGACATCAGCCAGACCGCCCTCGACACGCTGGAGCAGCTACTGGTGATGCCCCATCTCGCATCTGGCGTTCGCTCTATCAAGCTGCAAATGGCATACCGAACCAAGGCTCTGGCGGAGGCCCCGGTTTATTTCACTAACACCCGCCTCCAACTTTTGAATAAGCTGGTAGAGCGATATGGAGTCGGCCGAAATCCCACTCCTAGTATTGGCTTCCTGGACCCACACGGTGAGTTTATTTCAGAGCCCGCCGAGTCGTGCGAGGCCGCTAGCAATTTTGACGAGATATGCAAGAGCtggagtttgatgatggaaaTCTGGGAGGAGCCTGCGTTCGACACGTCTCAACAATGCGAAAGAGATGAGTGGAGCTCCATTCTCCGCAACAGCTATGAGCGGTTCAAGGCTCTCCATTTGGAACAGTCCCGCCTTGTCGAAGATGGAATCTTTGCCCAAAAGGTTGCGTCGGCAATCAAACGACTAGGAAAAGTTGAGCACCTCGTCTTTTAG
- a CDS encoding hypothetical protein (EggNog:ENOG503PCFF; COG:S), protein MDQDEEAYRIDQRRQDELVIITVVFTSLSILVVGTRTFVRAVLMRKFGADDWTMLGALLFSCGYLVEIIIMKYNGVGHAITTLTVDNMLILIKVTLAIQCTYYACVNCIKFSILCMYLRFAVTETLRYACFGLIGFHAVFFIISLTTTLAQCQPLEKMWDLTGVAPGTCINTTAFFYFTSGFNILTDILIFGLPIKTLIGINRPRKEVYALVGVFCIGAFATVIAIIRLHTIIVYTTAVDPFRESILVNLWSVLEVNIGIICASAPALKPLFHPQALREARYGSSGGPPKRTGYHYHSRDKSGTEIKSNIRVEQEFSARSINLGPIPSNTAQVVGGREQNSDQDSVDKILQDRY, encoded by the exons ATGGACCAAGACGAAGAGGCATATCGAATCGATCAACGACGACAGGATGAGCtggtcatcatcaccgtgGTCTTCACGTCGCTGtccatcctcgtcgtcggcacCCGCACCTTTGTGCGGGCCGTCTTGATGAGGAAATTTGGCGCCGATGACTGGACCATGTTGGGGGCCTTG ctctTCTCCTGCGGGTATCTCGTcgaaatcatcatcatgaagTACAACGGAGTCGGCCACGCAATAACCACCTTGACAGTTGACAACATGCTCATCTTGATCAAGGTGACGTTGGCCATCCAGTGTACCTACTACGCATGCGTCAACTGCATCAAGTTCTCCATTCTGTGCATGTACCTTCGTTTTG CCGTGACAGAAACACTCCGATATGCATGCTTCGGCCTGATAGGCTTCCACGCGGtgttcttcatcatctctctTACAACCACCCTTGCGCAGTGCCAGCCTCTCGAGAAGATGTGGGATCTCACCGGTGTGGCCCCAGGCACgtgcatcaacaccaccgcatTCTTTTACTTTACGTCCGGCTTCAACATCCTGACCGATATCCTCATTTTTGGTCTCCCCATCAAGACCTTGATTGGCATCAACCGCCCACGCAAGGAGGTGTACGCTCTTGTTGGCGTGTTTTGCATTGGCGCCTTCGCCACTGTCATTGCTATCATCCGATTGCACACCATCATTGTctacaccaccgccgtcgaTCCTTTCCGAGAGTCCATTCTCGTCAACCTCTGGTCCGTTCTCGAGGTCAACATTGGCATCATCTGCGCCTCCGCGCCCGCTCTGAAGCCCCTGTTCCACCCTCAGGCACTTCGAGAGGCGAGATATGGTAGCAGCGGTGGCCCGCCAAAGCGGACGGGATACCACTACCATTCACGGGACAAGAGCGGCACAGAGATCAAGAGCAATATCAGGGTTGAGCAGGAGTTCAGTGCCCGGAGTATCAACTTGGGACCCATCCCCAGCAACACCGCCCAGGTAGTCGGGGGGAGGGAACAAAACTCGGATCAAGACAGCGTGGATAAAATTTTGCAGGATCGGTATTAA
- a CDS encoding hypothetical protein (COG:Q; EggNog:ENOG503NWYT) translates to MFEWIRHEFLMATTDSVYGPHSPLRDPANEEAWHNYHPTIMFLMLDLLPHWAFHIAIKSRNQLAKAFQTITSTADTPKAQTTSGGGPSTLSAGTSPLATSVRIASEDHMLDGKYLIKKGSMVMMPARVQHHFKEVWGENVEVFNARRFMRNPGEPRLHPVAFRGFGGGTPLCLGRHFATTEILLFTAMVLLRFDVLSGGGEGKWIMPATKSLRRRRQWSSRTVTSILS, encoded by the exons ATGTTTGAGTGGATTCGCCATGAGTTCCTCATGGCCACGACGGATAGTGTTTATGGTCCACATAGCCCGCTGCGTGACCCAGCAAACGAAGAAGCCTGGCATAACTACCACCCAACAATCATGTTTCTCATGTTGGACCTGCTGCCTCACTG GGCCTTCCATATCGCAATCAAATCTCGCAACCAACTCGCCAAGGCTTTCCAAACTATCACATCAACCGCCGATACACCGAAGGCTCAGACTACATCCGGCGGTGGACCGAGCACTTTGTCAGCTGGGACATCTCCGCTAGCGACATCGGTTCGAATCGCCAGTGAAGATCACATGCTAGATGGGAAGTACCTCATCAAAAAGGGCAGCATGGTCATGATGCCTGCCAGAGTGCAACATCACTTCAAAGAGGTCTGGGGCGAGAACGTCGAGGTTTTCAATGCTCGGCGGTTCATGCGGAACCCGGGGGAACCAAGGCTGCATCCGGTTGCGTTCCGTGGGTTTGGTGGCGGGACGCCGTTATGTCTGGGGAGACATTTTGCCACCACGGAGATTTTGTTGTTTACAgcgatggtgttgctgaggttTGATGTGCTttcaggtggtggtgagggcaaGTGGATTATGCCGGCAACGAAAAGTCTTCGCAGGCGGAGGCAATGGAGCAGCCGGACTGTGACATCGATATTGAGCTGA
- a CDS encoding hypothetical protein (COG:Q; EggNog:ENOG503NWYT), translating to MLLTVVYTSFVDLAQEAKALGFVLSEFLSDHTTFGRHPQQSGSYLLFLFAVLHLTQNEKEPPLVATAVPFLSPVIGMVKLSMDFYTNMRNKHHDLPIYNLRLPGTRLYIVNSLNLILSVQRQWRTLILPPVSARASEVAMGVSKDALAIIREDMIADTGFFHTFIKATYPSLSSGPALERLSGDAMTVLTASLDNIVD from the coding sequence ATGCTACTCACGGTTGTCTACACCAGCTTCGTTGACCTCGCTCAGGAAGCCAAAGCGCTGGGTTTCGTCCTCTCCGAGTTTCTCTCGGATCACACAACCTTTGGCCGCCACCCTCAGCAGTCTGGCAGCTACCTACTCTTCTTGTTCGCCGTTCTCCATCTGACACAGAATGAGAAAGAACCACCACTGGTCGCAACAGCGGTGCCGTTCCTCAGTCCCGTGATTGGAATGGTGAAATTGAGCATGGATTTCTACACCAATATGAGAAACAAGCACCATGACCTTCCCATCTACAACTTGCGTCTCCCAGGTACTCGCCTTTACATCGTCAACTCTCTCAACCTTATTCTCAGTGTCCAACGACAATGGCGCACCTTGATCCTCCCTCCAGTATCGGCTCGCGCTTCAGAAGTCGCTATGGGTGTAAGCAAAGATGCTCTGGCAATCATCCGCGAGGATATGATCGCCGACACGGGGTTCTTTCACACCTTCATTAAAGCCACCTACCCATCTCTGTCGAGCGGCCCCGCGCTTGAACGGCTCAGTGGTGATGCCATGACGGTTCTTACCGCATCGCTGGACAATATCGTAGACTGA
- a CDS encoding hypothetical protein (EggNog:ENOG503PDMS; COG:S) translates to MSRPRSQSLPVINTPQRYPPYQYQRLSSPRHIRIIQLLGYDPILSRVFINIVEHDLSTLPKRFTALSYTWGSAIETFEEMHHSAIIGPDKARLSKNPRDIELVVVPPEALETFKRSDDASLDPRGSMVDLYTTPVTTITVTGNLSNFFRTYMIQTWPRRHAQSQACWGPTISLEESTNFWIDAVCIDQNNDEEIAAQIPIMGEIYSSSGRVLAWLGADEARFSVFRWWHDTVYPRMRHVLHRAGEKGILSLRASSCFDTELWANVFGLTPPVELGVANWLDAWTEYWAFYRTRRYFHRVWICQEIVLADRLQTYCGSGELSWGDMIGFTTLLGTIHWVDAIGTQCRVNLPLEWTPSIRGFGIGDLFEVQQQQNSKIWQSTGWVRQWFATISAVRRRGCFKPEDRVYATVGILQQLLPPNTPLPIPIDTTHTPEQLFTFTAAAILKNWPELSIFAFLEHNASRAFSSLPTWVPDLSIDDFPWPLGPFDTYFGAGIATSAPLKELSVNDCFQARATAPIPSFRHIDPIKGQFALHGSKLDTIKQKYPCTHVYDMKLAELAIEVLANLPVHYAHDLVQEEETGATRGQCRVEALIHTMTCAGMGFSSSRGSMEKTSQLFPSFRSWLLMSLSQVWSGIDPVDRLHPAHTARDDVELQKRRAKMMETMTNVGMSSKFMPCMKEIEEMASMIIAADRGEGQWPGLLEQPLEFSDQIRRVMTDRCLFTTENGWLGICLDTALEGDEVWILEGGAVPYVLKKSGSEVEVNIEMAGGETRTSKAEGRIFGGETYVHGVMNGELLDKARTGAVQWEEVVLI, encoded by the coding sequence ATGTCGCGACCCCGTTCACAATCGCTTCCAGTAATCAACACGCCACAGCGATATCCTCCGTACCAATATCAGCGCCTTTCCTCCCCGCGGCACATCCGAATCATCCAACTGCTAGGCTACGACCCTATCCTCTCGCGCGTTTTCATCAATATAGTAGAGCATGACCTCTCCACGTTACCGAAGCGCTTCACTGCACTCTCATACACCTGGGGCTCAGCCATCGAGACATTTGAAGAGATGCATCACTCAGCGATCATCGGCCCCGACAAAGCGCGTTTGTCAAAGAATCCGCGCGACATTGAGCTAGTTGTTGTTCCGCCAGAAGCCCTTGAGACCTTCAAGCGCAGCGATGATGCCTCATTGGATCCCCGAGGATCCATGGTCGACTTGTACACCACCCcggtcaccaccatcactgtTACGGGCAACCTGTCGAACTTCTTCCGGACGTATATGATCCAGacatggccgaggaggcaCGCCCAAAGTCAAGCTTGTTGGGGACCCACAATCAGCTTGGAGGAAAGCACCAATTTCTGGATTGATGCCGTGTGCATTGATCAGAACAATGACGAGGAAATCGCCGCCCAGATTCCCATCATGGGAGAGATCTACTCTTCCTCTGGCAGGGTATTGGCATGGCTTGGGGCCGATGAGGCAAGATTCAGCGTGTTCAGATGGTGGCATGACACGGTCTACCCAAGAATGCGGCATGTTTTGCACCGCGCTGGGGAAAAGGGAATTCTGTCTCTCAGGGCCTCCAGTTGCTTTGATACCGAACTCTGGGCGAATGTTTTTGGATTGACTCCTCCGGTTGAGCTGGGAGTTGCGAACTGGCTTGATGCATGGACGGAATATTGGGCATTCTACCGCACAAGGCGTTATTTTCACAGGGTCTGGATCTGCCAAGAGATTGTCCTCGCAGACCGCCTACAGACATATTGTGGAAGTGGAGAGCTAAGCTGGGGCGACATGATTGGCTTTACGACTTTATTGGGGACAATACATTGGGTTGACGCTATTGGCACCCAGTGCCGAGTGAATCTTCCCCTTGAGTGGACTCCATCCATCCGTGGTTTCGGTATTGGCGACCTCTTTGAggttcaacaacaacaaaacagcaAGATTTGGCAAAGTACCGGTTGGGTCCGCCAATGGTTCGCCACTATCTCAGCCGTCCGCCGCCGCGGTTGTTTTAAACCCGAGGATAGAGTCTACGCTACCGTCGGTATCCTTCAGCAACTCTtaccccccaacacccccttgcCGATCCCCATCGACACTACCCACACACCCGAGCagctcttcaccttcaccgccgccgccatcctcaagaaCTGGCCAGAGCTCTCGATCTTTGCCTTTCTCGAGCACAACGCCTCCCGTGCTTTCTCGTCACTGCCAACGTGGGTTCCCGACCTGTCGATCGACGACTTTCCCTGGCCGCTGGGTCCTTTCGACACCTACTTCGGAGCCGGGATCGCCACTTCCGCTCCACTGAAGGAGCTCTCAGTAAACGATTGTTTCCAAGCCCGTGCTACCGCCCCAATTCCATCGTTTCGACATATCGACCCGATCAAAGGACAGTTTGCCTTGCACGGCAGCAAGCTAGATACCATCAAGCAAAAGTACCCCTGTACTCATGTTTACGATATGAAGCTCGCCGAGCTGGCGATTGAAGTGTTGGCCAACCTGCCCGTACACTACGCACACGACTTGGTCCAGGAAGAAGAGACGGGAGCGACGCGGGGACAGTGTAGGGTGGAGGCCTTGATACATACAATGACCTGTGCTGGGATggggttttcttcttctcggggCTCGATGGAGAAGACTAGCCAATTGTTCCCTTCGTTCAGgagctggttgttgatgagtcTGTCGCAGGTGTGGTCTGGGATTGACCCGGTGGACAGGTTGCATCCGGCACATACGGCGAGGGATGACGTGGAGCTGCAGAAAAGGAGGGCTAAAATGATGGAAACGATGACGAATGTAGGAATGTCGAGCAAGTTCATGCCTTGCATGAAGGAGATTGAAGAGATGGCAAGTATGATTATCGCGGCGGATAGAGGAGAGGGGCAATGGCCTGGGTTGCTTGAGCAGCCACTGGAATTCAGTGATCAGATCAGGAGGGTTATGACGGACAGGTGTTTGTTCACCACGGAgaatggttggttggggatcTGTTTGGATACTGCTCTGGAAGGCGATGAGGTGTGGATTTTGGAGGGTGGGGCCGTACCATAcgtgttgaagaagagcgGGAGTGAGGTGGAAGTCAACATTGAGATGGCAGGCGGTGAAACACGAACATCGAAGGCAGAAGGAAGAATATTTGGCGGCGAGACATATGTCCATGGCGTTATGAACGGCGAACTCCTTGACAAGGCTAGAACAGGGGCGGTCCagtgggaagaggtggtgttgatttAA
- a CDS encoding hypothetical protein (EggNog:ENOG503PF8M), which produces MEDDEDCGIKDIQFGFRHFRAPAKRIYGNRNVFLLDIPPNPIASWLSLWMPQLVRSWLQRLLQEWFLPTTVILKERNPTKADSYENEIDTYLHLRSLQGTHIPRLFGEVTVSDPHAQRYQISKRPTPALLLENVEGVSLYNLPTEELGNPRLLRELEDIYNLLTEKGVVHGDPKLHNFLRVNQKIVAIDFELS; this is translated from the exons AtggaagacgatgaagacTGCGGGATTAAG GACATACAGTTTGGCTTCCGACATTTTCGAGCACCTGCAAAACGAATCTACGGGAATCGGAATGTCTTTCTCTTGGATATCCCGCCGAATCCAATTGCTAGCTGGCTATCATTATGGATGCCGCAGCTCGTCCGCTCCTGGCTACAGCGATTGCTGCAAGAGTGGTTCCTGCCGACAACTGTCATTCTAAAGGAGCGAAACCCTACCAAGGCTGATAGCTACGAAAACGAAATCGACACATACCTGCATCTTCGATCCCTCCAGGGCACCCATATCCCGCGTTTGTTTGGTGAAGTAACCGTCAGCGACCCCCACGCGCAGAGATACCAGATCAGTAAGCGACCCACTCCTGCTCTCCTCCTGGAAAACGTCGAAGGAGTGTCGCTATACAATCTTCCAACTGAAGAGCTAGGGAATCCTCGCCTTCTTAGGGAACTCGAGGATATATATAACCTACTTACGGAAAAAGGGGTTGTTCATGGTGATCCAAAGCTCCACAACTTTCTACGTGTTAATCAGAAGATCGTTGCTATCGACTTTGAGTTGTCCTAG
- a CDS encoding hypothetical protein (EggNog:ENOG503PXIW), whose protein sequence is MADADTSHVWLDVSTIEEIIEYIISARHRGSESILSFQWQADRLDYLFEQLDTRLVELDERKIRRFEYDYESSTVHIDIMGESEFHYQVQAGLPDYIKNRLAERLATKDDPTIRRLVQSIEERGTFNILHERKIHKQADVSLGQAGALPSLVCEVS, encoded by the coding sequence ATGGCAGATGCTGACACCTCACATGTTTGGCTAGATGTTTCCACGATTGAGGAGATCATCGAATACATCATCAGCGCTCGCCACCGCGGCAGCGAGTCGATTCTTAGCTTCCAGTGGCAGGCAGACAGACTCGACTATCTTTTTGAACAGCTGGACACCCGACTGGTCGAACTCGACGAAAGGAAAATCCGCCGATTCGAGTACGACTACGAATCTAGTACGGTACATATCGACATCATGGGCGAATCCGAGTTCCATTATCAGGTTCAAGCTGGCCTTCCAGACTACATCAAAAACCGTCTTGCGGAGCGTCTTGCCACCAAAGATGATCCCACAATTCGCCGCCTAGTGCAGTCTATCGAAGAAAGGGGTACCTTTAACATTCTACACGAAAGAAAGATCCATAAACAAGCCGATGTTTCGCTCGGCCAGGCGGGCGCCCTGCCATCTTTGGTTTGCGAGGTCTCGTAG